ATGAAAAATGGGttaaaaagtcttaaattgacCACTCAATCAATGATTTATTTGAacatttctttatatatttttaattttattatgctcACTTTTTTACAtccatcaattatatatattaataatattaatcgaATCCAACTCAATATTGATAACAATACCATGATAAACAATCGAATACATTTCGTTAGGGGTAagcaaaattcgattcaattcgaaaaattcgataaaaaattcaaattttggattaaatagtttgagttatttgagttaatcaaattattcgaatcaactcgaataaaaaattaactttttcggtttaactcgaatatgaattacacaattcaagTAGTCcaaaaatccgaataagaaaaggcaaaactacgtcgttttgataaatgtttactcattaagtagttaaataatcttgtacttcgtctactagttaaataatcggtcaatgtaaatgcaacattgtgtataaataataggattcgttaactcaacTTGACTTGACTCGAATTTTTTTGACTTGATTAGATTCGATtaggaaaaaaattcaaattgagtttggttgctaaaataggattcatcaactcgactaactcgaaattttttaacTCGACTCGATCAAATACTCACCCCTACATTTAGTATTCTTAGTCTATTTAAATTTCactttattcacaatttaatctaatattttcattttaatattgtacatatttcatgtgatattattaattagtttcaaatcatatgttttattatttattatatgttatttttaaacacatttttgTGTTCCAAATACATAGTTTTACATGCATACACAAGTGATAaagtttctatttttattaatacatttttttattcaaaatataacggattttaaaaatattaatcctTTAAAACATCaagaaaatttgtaaaattatttaagttttagaTTATTATATCAGCAAAAATATTATAGAGGTCATAGTATTAGTAGTCAGATTATATTTTGCCGTATTCACccgaaaataagtaaattagtgcTTGTACATTCAAAGAGGAATCtaatcatttctgttaaaaattagtGTGGTTAACGGAATAATCAAATAATTACATATAGTGTGCTGTATGTACCTTATATTGATATATAAGgatcagtttttaatagtagaaataaatataacaaaaaaactaatttactttttatctaatatataaatattaatttatcaattttttaaataaaaaataaattatagtttTACTCCTAGAAAACTCAATTTCTATTATACAGCACCCTATGTCCAAATATAGCCAGGCGCATATTTAAGAGTTGACAAATCATAGTTGAAAACAAAATCAAAGTTAGAAACtagatttgaaaacttgaaatagaaaataaatactGGGTTGCGGCTTTGCACGTGATCAAAACTATTGAATATGCTGCGTCAGTGCTTATAGTACATATATTATATGGCATAAAACGTTTTTACTATTTAAACTCTCTCTCTTAAATACgatgttaatatattttgtaattgTTTAGGCTCAATTTATCtgaaatatgagtttaaaattattatttaagtttttttatatttataaataattaatttaaatttatttttggctagcttataatattttaaaaaaatttaaaattatatatttatattatttttaatttaatatttaatgattttttattcattaaaattttatatttgattatgttaacttttttaatgtttacattatagtattattatatattactatagattttatttttatgtttataaattacataatatatttttaaaaataacataatataaaacctTACAAACTTAAAAGTCGGCAGGGCTAGGCCAGGTTTAACTCTTGAATGCTCAAACCTAAACTCGGCTCATATTTcaaaagattttaatttttttgcccaATCCCTCTCAAATTTTAAGTGGACTTTCAAGCTTAGGAAGGTAATCCAACCCATTAACAAGTCTAATTTAAAGTATCTTCTATTTTATTACGCTATTATTGGATACGGtaatagtttattattattattattattacgcTATTATTTACTAAGTTGGGATCTGTTAGGTTTATCGGAAAGATCAAACGGttgtttaaaaataaagtaattgaaATCAGATTGGATTAGTTGGATTGAGAATCGTTTAGTATATCGAGCAAAGAAAGAAGTAAAATTAGTTGATTGGTGAATTGGTAAGAACCGAGTGAAaccaattattttattttaaataattttatatttttataatttttaataatttatttaataaaattagacaattcaatcaaataaaaaattggtCGCCTAATTCATCCACCCACCaatcaaatcaaattataaaaacattaatttaaaatatatattaataaaaattaccaATCAAATTAGTCTGAAAAAACTGTGTCGGTTTCATATGATTTAAGTTTAGGTTTAAGATAGAATGGTTGTGTTTTTAATCTAATTTTCCTTCTCCATTTATTGATTCTAATATGGttgtaaagaaaaatataaaacataaaattttaattgataaatattaattagGGTTGGATTGAGTTAGCTTGtattagaaaattattatttatattgtgaGTTTAGATGGATGGTACGGtgtgtttagtttattttttatctcaCGTTATAGTATCACTACAATATCTAATATCACTATTACCTTTTTTTTACACTAACCATAGATAAACTCACCGTCAATCCAAGCCCACACTTAATCTTGTATGAGCCAAGTCTTTTTGGTCCGACAAGTAGTTCAATCTATGTATTTAAATGtttcatttctaattttttagatttaatataTAAGTTGGCATTTGAATTTGATACTTTTTAACGtagtatttgtattttttatatcaaatgtggtacatgtatttgacaaaagttatacattttggcACATATATATGAAGGTAACAATGTTAacatttttgtgtttaattcaagttttagaattaatttgatgaaaatttataattagttaataatattatcaatcaACTCTAAAACTTGAATTACATCACATTGTTTGAAttgtatttgatgaattaaacGCATAATTAACAAATACACTgttaacactaaatttattctattaacaaaatcacgaaaaattcaaacctaataatattgacaattaattttcatcaaatcgaCTGTAATGGTAAAGTACATTACATTTCAAAGGGGAAAACCGAAGTTCAATCCTTAGAGACAACATTGTTGGGAGGGATAACCACAAACCCTGAATAGAGGAGCTCATGGGTCGAGCTAtgcctaagcatgatattaatataatttatgatTGTCTAAGCTCGACTCGACCtcaaatatgggcctaaaattttactcaaacccATTCATATTTGTAAAATACTAATCCAAGCCTATTTAGgcccgcccatattatttttattttttaaaaatatttatgttatttaaatttaatatttaatagttttatatatttttatttattaaatttttttatataactaTCCTcgcattattttaatgtttatattagagtaatattatatattcactataagtttattttttaaaagtgttataaatttcataatatataaacataacatagtataaagtattataaacttaaaaatgggttGGGCTGGGCTTGAgtcttgaatgttcaagcccaaGTTCAGCCTATATTTTAAATGGGCTTAATTTTTGCCCAAGTTCATTTTTCGAGcttaatatttttacccaaaccttcTCAAATTTCGAGTGAGCCTTTAAGCCTAACAAATAGCTCAACCGATAAATAAATCTAACACTGAAAATCAACCAAGATGAGTGatagtaaaagaaataaaattttaaaaccacaTTTTTTCATGAATTGAATATTTTTCCAAGTGCAATGTAAATAGTAGGTCACAAGCAAAGAATGTAGCAAAGTTTTCTTCTGGATTGTCATCAACCATAAATATGTCTGACTAATGGTCTCTCGATTACAAATATTAATACACATAGTAATATCATGCGAGGCCTGGGGTTGTTTGAGAGTGCTGTTTAAAATAAGATAggtctaaaaaaaatattttttaatttttcatatagaaatttttttagattaaaataaaataataaaatttttaattttttactataaATGTTTTATCTTTTAAggtcttaaaattttttaaacttttattgcattacattatatatatatttaaagggGTCTAATTTATTGTGTCATCTAGGTCCAAAAATGCCAAGAGCCGATTTGTGAATAgtaataaaacaatatttaaaaattaattaattaaatgataagaATCCCTGTTTGTTGGGTTCCCAGAAAGAAACAATGGGCCAAGTCGGAAGAAAATTGAGGCGTAAGGAAACATAAAGCGACAGGAGAGTCTGGCAACAGTACTAAAAAGGAAATTCCACGCCTGTTATTTGTAATTAGCTGCAAAAAGATTCATGTTCCGCGTTTTCCGGGTTGGAACCGGTATATCGTAATTCTTATATATAATCAAAGATCAAATACCTGGAGAGACCAGAGAAAAAAACCCTACCTATCTCAATTATCGAAAATGAACCGGAATTTAATCGAAAGGGAGCGGAGATCCAACATGAGACATCTCTTTTCCAGGCTTTTTTCTCTCCTTCCTCCTCCCACCACTCGAGTATGTTGTTGTTaagtcctcctcctcctccttcttAGTTCAGTTAAGTCTGGATTCATGTTTCTAGTGtgattttttctctttgtttgaACATGGGTTtcgttgttgttgttttttttttgcatttgtaGAGGTCGGCGATTCCCGACAGATTGGAGCAAGCCACTGTGTATATAAACCAGATTCGAACACGTTTAGAGGGACTTAACCAAAGGAGGTTGCAACTTGAAGAGGGTAACATAGGGACAAGTAGAAGGAGGACGATGATGTCCCCAGTTATAAACATATCAGAATATTCACATGTTTCTGGTATGGAAATAAATCTAAGTGCGGAATCCGAGTTGAATCTTTCGTTGAATGAGATTATCAGAATCATTCAAGAAGAAGGAGCTGAAGTTCTAACCCTTACGTATAGTAATGGAAGCAATAGGAACATCCTTACCATTCATTGTGAGGTAAATCTCTAATATTTCCATTTTCCTTCAAATATATATGAGAGACACTCACATTAATTTTACACATTTCGTAATATGGAATTGATTCAAAACTTTGTGTGCATAAAATATAgataaattcaataataaaattgttaatacattaatgaaaaaaatgtaaaCTGGTTTCTACCTTTTAGAACCAGAGATCCGACTATAATGCATTTGCTTCATTTTGTATATCTAGAATGTTGGTAAGTAATAACCTTAATTTTGAAAGAATAAGTAGATTCGACAAAGCTTTActcatggatatatatatatatattattcactatattcatcaaaataaaatggTGTTGAACGTATTCATCAATTTTTTTCATCTAATATAAATGTTttagttcatatatatatattgcttttaattaATGCTAAAACCTTGGCATTCTTGGTTTTTCTACAGGCTGCAATCACTTATATAAATGGAATCAGTTATATAAATGGAATTGATCGTTCAAGATTGCTTCAGAGATTGAGGATTGTGATTGAAGAATAAAGTTCTCATTGAATTAGCTATTTTCTACCAGCaaaaaaaatctttattattGTTACAAAGAATTATATCATGTGTGAGTATATAAATCACGTATTTAGAATAAAAGTGTGTCGTtcaaataattctaaaaaaaatagtttataactaataataataacatgtatgcattataaactaaattaaaataaaataaattagtttaaattgtaagtaaaaagaaacttaaattggtaaataaatatgattaataatattaaatgcaCTCCAATTATTTATTATGGTATGGTCATTTTTCTTGAATTTGTTTTGAGTTTACTTGTGACTCAATATATACAAACAATGTAGGAGAAACAATTTGTGTAAAACACTGGAacgtataaaaatatcaaaaaaagtTTTGGATGAAGTCAAAAAATTCTTTGTATATACATTCGAACCACTATTGGTCACATTTCTCTTTACCGAGAAATCGAAGAAGCTATACAAGGGTTTTTTCCGGCCTACTCATATGATACCCAATCATATGGTATCTAAGCTAAAAAATTCTATGACACCAATATGAATTCGAGTCTCTTTAGTTCAACTAGGACCCCAGTTCCTAACCCGACTTTCTACCAAAATCAAGATCGAGAAACAGAAGTTTTCCAATCATTGACTCAAACCTATTGACGAAGTCTACTCAGCAGAATAAGGGGGTATTTATGGCAGAACAGGCCAATATGGTATTTCACAATAAAGTGATAGATGGAACTGCCATTAAACGGCTTATTAGCAGATTAATAGATCACTTCCGAATGACATATACATCACACTATCCTGGATCAAGTAAAAGCTCTgggtttcataaaaaaaaatattttatagatGCTGGTAgcatgggttcaaatctcactatatgcaaaatttttactgttttttatttaaaatgtaaaaagacaaaattacacttataataatgtaatttatttttacatgaaaggtatttttataatttcgttTATCAAATTAGTGACTGATTAATTTGTGGCATCAATTGAAGTTTAAATAAGAatatagattattattattattattattattattattattattatgacacAGGGgagaagttagaaaatttttttgggagggtcggatgaaattttaattttttatggtttatatctttataatttataaatgattacattgaatttttataattttagaggggccaaagtgaaattttatctttattaatttaaaatttttaaaaaattttaaaggtcaaaataataattttatatttttttggggGCCGGGACCCATGCCAATCGCTTAGCTTCGCCCCTGATATGACACGTAGCATGACAAAATTGTAGTAGTCATAATGATGATAACATCGTAAGGATGTCATCtttgaaaattgaaaactaattttagaaaatataacaattataaaaattaaaatttatattaaaaatataaaagctaaaactttaaataaaagcttaaaatttagaaatttgggTTTCAAATAATTCTCGATGAAATGCTATTTAGTGCAAACTaaatactttaaataaaaatttgaagccTACACTCatgatgaaaatatattatattaaaaaatattatttatgaaataaaattaacaaataattattaGCGGAGTGATAAGggtttttatataatttgttgATTTTGTGTTTGATTTGTAAGTAAAGCTTTTTAAttgttgtttttaaaaattatataaaagaatgaaaacataaaaataccttataataatattaattatactttaaaataagagtattttaaaaattttacagtcGAATTAGTATCAAGTTGACTTATGATACCAACTCAATCATTCATTTTATATATAACATAGATAGAccgcatatatatataattaatatttggtacactgtTATTccacaatttttaaatatttactttttaatattttactatatttttataggACACTGTCAATATTAATCCTACTTGTACCGTCTAAAATGAATACCAAACATTATTccttatatataaatttgaatatttcaaCCCAAAGTTTGAGATTATTCTCAGAAATTCATAAGATCCTTCCAAGAAAACCCACCATTTGCTTCAGCACATCAACTACCAAAATAGCCGATTTAGCATTTGATTTTCCCGCTTCAAACATGGTAGCTTGAACTTGAAGTAGTGAACAAGACTCAATGCCTCAGATCCCATCATTTTGTCTCTGACTAGATTGCACCATTTTTAAACCACCGAAAAAGTACAACCCAATTGAGGGTTCACAATGTTTTTGAGAAATAGGGTTTTAAATTTTTGTCAGGGTTTATGACAGAATATTTGATTTATAGCAGTAGGAAGTACCTTTTtgaggttttttttaaattttatatattttaattttgaagtgATAACATGAGCcattaaattttaatatcatcATTAAAAAGTATCAAAATAATAAACGGAAAAATATTCAAAAGACAAAAAACATCTTAAGTATCAATCTGGAATATTAAGTTTAGAGACCAAATATGTAttaaagtattattattattattataataaaggATAAAGCAaaattttatctctaaatttgACAACTTaggccttaatttttttttgttccacattaatctcaaaatttgacaacattttttaaatttgagtttagattctttttttttatagaagtTTAGATTCATTTAAGATATAATGATGTGGTACTTTCTTAGCAATTGATTATGCAATGTTGCATTCACTTGGGTGGGGCACATGTAATTGGGACAAATTTTCATCATAATAATTTTCTTTCAAAGTTGATCCATAATGTTAATGAATCTTCTTTCAAAATTGATCCATAATATTAATGAATCTTTTACATGCTTTCTTTGTGAAGTTTCAATAAAAAATCATGATTAATATCATTGTCGAAACTctctttattttgaaaacaatggggatcgacttttgaaaacaaaaatgtggagtcgccaccaatattttgtttaggtgtgattggatcacctaataaaacattttaaaacaattttggtccacgtaaatttaaaaatgggttcgggagccggttacgtatgaggaagggttagcattctcattacgcccaaaaaattggtaccaaattgattcgaTGCTATCCTTATGtcaaagatttttatttttaaaaaaaatctttcaaaGCACGGTTCTTTAAAATGTGTGAATAGTTCGAGTTAACTgtcaaaattctctcgtttcaaagatatgcagcatcatacccagcacgattggatacgatcctttataccttcaaaaatacgaaaaaactcgtacactaaaattataaaaggatatCCAAATATTTAGTTCACCAAAAAAATCATACCCaacacggtagggcacgatttctcgaattcccAAATATtggatattgccttattttagaatttctgaATAATAAGGAAAATTGGAAATTTGCTCAAAAcgcatttatttttcttgaaataaaaatGAGACAACTAATATCAATCAAAACATTGAAATTTGAGTCACGATGCAATAATATAGGAAAAATCAAAGTTGCAAACATGGATTACTATATGAAATATTATACAAGTAAACAAAAAGAGCAAATTAACATACGCACAATAGCAATGGGCTCACATCCAAGAAACAAATTAGAAGGAAATATAACAAGTTTCGAACAtagatggacaaaattttaagtaatagCTCAAAAAGGCTAATAGTCAATATGAAACAATAATACATGGAATAATATGAAAACAAAAGCGACACATAGCACACAAAACAATTTGGAAACAATTtgaaaactattaaatatatgaAAACTTACAAAATGAACAACACATGATTGTGTTTGAAatgatgtacatatataaaataaaactaagaataTGTAAatgaatatcaaaataaacattgTCAAAGAAGAAAATTTGGAGCTAATAACATGCAAGAATATTTTAAAAACGAGACCTATATATTTAAAGGTATTAATGtacatacaataataaaaattaataaaacaatatataatgaaaatataatataataacaaaaaataaacaatatatatgaAAGAAGAACAAACCAATATACAATAAAACTATATATACATGAGAGAATCTTAAATAACAAAGAAATCATAATATAcgtattttttaaagaataaattatatacataataaatttaaaaggaaatacaaataaacatatttaaaagaaattatatatataataacatagaATTAATAGTGTTTATAATATAAaactaattttaatataaattatattttactaatgtatatacataagggtagttgaattaaatattatggaaaaatttcaaacaaaatgatAATATAGaatatcttaaaataataatcatataattaaccaaatataaaaaaaacaaatgtagATGAAATAATAGATTGAAatgaagtaaaaaaaatgattagagcaattcaaaatgtatatataaataattttctaaagaaatgaatattcaaaaaatatatattgagatgaaagaaaaacttaattgaagtaaaatcaaacttaaaaagataattaataaaaaaaactattgaaataatgactaaatcaCAGTATGTGCGAACGTTCAGGGATCAAAACTAAAAATAACCCAGATCCCAAAACATGGCGCCTAGATGCGTACCTAATTGCAAAGAGGCAAATTCTAGGTACAAattgtaacaaaaaaaatgtaaataaggATCAATTTAATGGTTTGCGCGAGGACGAAGGACTAGTCGCGCAATTTGACCATTCTAAGTGCCAAAGCGCGGATCCAGTACATGGATTGGGTGTGCACGCGGATTTTCCCCCTTTTCTACACGGCACCTcttcaaatatttcataaaaacaaaaggaaaaaaaacctaaaatgaatCCCTAATTTTTctaaacaaaatcaaaacaaagaaccctTCCCATCTCTCTCTCATTCAACCGAACCTGACGGTTCCTTGCCCTATCGCCGTTTTGCTTCCATATTTTAGCTGGCGGACATCGTGCGAAGGCCTAATCTGGCCTCGCTGGAACATGAATCCGAGAGTTTTGCTAGGCTTAACCTCAATCCTCATCTAGGCTTTGACTACCACGAAGCAAACAAGGATTTCAAAGCCTCTTCCAGAAGATAAGCATCTAcgcctttatttatttatttttacttacaataatgaaaatcaaagaagaaatagAAGCCAAATCAAGAGAAGAAACGGGACTTAAAATCACCTCTTGGAAACTGTTTTTGAATTCATTTCTCTATTCAAACTTTTTGTACAGATTTGTATGCGTATCCCCCTCTTTTTACATCCTTTCATTCGGTTTTATAgctgaaaatagaaaataaaataaataagaaaaaatacaaattttcctACTGTCATTTGCTATTATTTGCTGTCAATTGCTGCTTGCTGTTGTGATTGTTAGTCTGTTGTAGGTGTGCATGGCGTGACGTGTGTGGAGGAGCAATGATGCGCGTAGAAGCCGTTGTGGAGCATGGAGGCTGGGGACTCTGCGGAAGCTGCTGGTGTATGTTGCAGCACTAGGCAGTAGGCTAGGAATTGTTGTTTTGGGCCATGTATTTTGTTGGGTCTATTATTTTTGGTTGTTGGGCTATGTAAGAAATGGACATtggactttattatttatttatttattttttatattttgatttgttttttagtttttgtGTAAGCCCGGGCACAAATTGGGTCTTACAATCATTATATGGTTTAGTTTATTTATATtcttcaataaatttaattttgaatcatAACTAAATGAATTGTTATATTTACAAAgaagtttaattatgaagattaaacaataaagttaatttatttttggattacaatatttagggtaaattacaaaaatagtcatttttgtttgcctcagattacgttttagttacttaagtttgaaatgttacgttttagttacttatgttgtCGCTTTGTTACGATGTGAccactctaccgttaagctccATTATCTCCCTCATGGTGGTCTTATGTAGCAgttcaaatgagttttaaatgctaaCTTAGATGTCCTATACGGCAGtccaaataaaatttatttaattaaaaacctattttcatcccagcaactgaacatccaagttgacatttaaaacctatttggactgccacataggattgccgttagggaggtaacgatTGAGTaaccactttgtaacaaaataataacgtaagtgactaaaatgtaatttgaggtaaacaaaagtggctattttgataatttatcataatatttaacattatttatcataaatattcaatttaaaaggaaatatatttttatattgggtTCACCTTTTTTCTTTGTGTTGAaactattataattttatataatttttgactAGTCGATAATTTGTTTTATgtacatttttaataaatttgtatatttatatcaaattaatGTTATTTTTGAGAGTGTAGTGTATTTTacttgtcgaaaccttttttaaaattgactttttatttaaaaaaacgagAATAGGGTCGCCACTAATTCTTTTAATTAGGTGTGATCAAATctgtaacgcccccttacccgagaccatcgccgaaGTCGAGCATtagacattacaaaacttattt
The sequence above is drawn from the Gossypium hirsutum isolate 1008001.06 chromosome A05, Gossypium_hirsutum_v2.1, whole genome shotgun sequence genome and encodes:
- the LOC107961193 gene encoding transcription factor bHLH162 is translated as MNRNLIERERRSNMRHLFSRLFSLLPPPTTRRSAIPDRLEQATVYINQIRTRLEGLNQRRLQLEEGNIGTSRRRTMMSPVINISEYSHVSGMEINLSAESELNLSLNEIIRIIQEEGAEVLTLTYSNGSNRNILTIHCEAAITYINGISYINGIDRSRLLQRLRIVIEE